Sequence from the Rhodanobacteraceae bacterium genome:
AGTATCGGCATCAGGTCGCGCAGGAACTGATCGCCGGCCAGATGCCCATGGCTATCGTTGTAGCGTTTGAAGTGGTCCACATCGATGGCCAGCAAGGCCAGTCGGCGTTGTTGCTCGCGACCTTGCCGCCAGGCTTCTTCGAGGAACTGATCGAGCTTGCGGCGGTTGGCAATACCGGTCAGCCCGTCCAGATTGGCCATCAGCTCCAACCGTTGATTGGCACTCGCCAGATCCCGCGTACGGGCCTTGATCATGGATTCCAGGCGACGGGTTTCGGTCGCAAGCTTCTGGGTGCGACGCCGGATCATGCTCTGCACCAGCCAGCCGAGGATCGCCACGGAGGACAGGATCCACAGCAGCAACGCCCAGCTGGCGCGGTACCAGGGCGGATCAATCACCAGCCGGTAGGGCTCGATGGCGCTGATGTTTCCGGATCCGTCGCGCGCCCGCACCTCCAGCGCATAGGCACCCGGCGACAGTCGCGAATACAGGTAAGCGCGGGCGCTGGACCATTCCGAGAACTCGGTCTCGTAGCCCACCAGCCGACCCTGGTAGGCACGACCGCGGGGATAGGCCAGGTCCGGCAAGGCAAACTGAAACTGCACCCCGAAGTCGGCATAGGGCAGGTGCACGGCCTGCTCGGGATGCAAGGGCAACAGTTCCCGACCGCCGTCGGCCAGCGCGCGCGCCACCGAACGCAACAGCAGTTGCGGACGCGAAGGTCGCTCGCCGTCCGTGTGTGGGTTCAACAACAGAAGCGACTGGCTGGCCACCACGATGACTCCGCCCCCGGCGCGGAAATGGACCTGTTCGAAGGCACCTCGGCGCAAACCCCCTACCGATTGCAGACGCCATTGTCCTGATTCTGCGCGGCGAAACAGCCGGCCGACACCCACGGCCCAGAGTTCGCCCCCGGGCGATTGCGCCAGTGACAGCAGTTCCTCCGGATTTCGTTGTGCGGCCAGACCGTCCATGTCCTCAGGCTCGAACCTGCCCTCGGAGAATCGGAAAAAACCCTCGTGCGTACTCACGATCAGCCGACCATCCTGGAGTCGCAGCAGGCCGGCCATGCCGATCACTCCGAGTTTCAGCCCCTGCTCAGGTCCGAATCGCTGCTGTCGATCAATGGCGCCGTTGGCATCCAGATGCACCTGCCAGACACCCTGCCGGCGGGTGCCCAGCCACAATTCCTGCTCGGAGATCTCGACCAGGTCGATCACACCCAGATCCTTGCCGAGCAGGTCAGGACCTGAAATCTGTACCTCGTCGGCCTTCACCTCGACGATGCGCAGCCCGGATTCAGTGCCAACGTAGATCCGGCCCGGCCGAAAGCGCGAGGCGAGAAAACTCCGAGGGTAGATCAGGCCGTCACCTAAGTCGACACGCTTGCCGCGATCCACCAGGATCAGCTTGTGGCTTTCAGCCAGCAGCGCACGTTCGGCGTCGATCTCTATCAATCCGTAGGCAAGCTTGGTTCCCCATTCCGCCGTTTCGAACCGTGGCGGGGCCCCTTCTTGCGGAATCAATCGGGCCGCGCCTGCACTCGACAACAGATACTCCGATCCGGCCCAGGTGGCCATGTCGAACATGCTGCCCTCGGCGCCATGTTCATCGCCCAGCACGGCCCATTCGGTAGGCCAGGACACCCGATAGATGGCGGAATTTCCCGACACCAGAAAACCGCCGTCACCGGTGGGATAGATGCCTGACAGAAAGCCGGGATCGAGCTTGAATCGCTGCATCCCGTGGCGTAGCGGGTCAACGAGGTAGAGCAAACCATCTCCGGAGGCAAAGGCGATACTGCCGTCGTCCAGCCTGGCCGCTGCATTGAACTCCGATGACGGCGGCATTCCCTCGGGCATCTTGAGCAGCCGGACGTTCCCGTCCACGTCCAGCCGGCGCCAGACGCCATCGACGCCAAAGCCCAGGTAGCCACCGTCGACCAAGGGAACCAGGCCGACGATCAATCCGGACAGCGACTCGGTGCCGGCCAAGGGAACGAAATCCTCGCCTCGGCGCACCCTGAAACCCTCGCCGCGAAACTGCAGCAAGGTGCCGGCGTCAGTCAGCGTGATCGCACCAAAGCGCCCTTCGTGCTGCCAATGACGCACGGAGTCATCCGCGGGGTTCCACAGAAAGACCTGCCGCAGAGCCCGGAAATAGACGCCCTCGGGCGTCACCAAGGTGTCCCAGATGTCGGCAAACTCCGGATTGGTAATGAACTCGGCGAATCGCGGTGTCAGATCCACGTAGCGGGTCTGTCCGAATTCGTCCCGATCCAGATAGCCAAAGGCGTTGTAGCCGCCGACGTAGACCCGGTCATTGGCGTCGACCGCCAGTGAGCGCACGATCTCCCGGTTGACCATGGGAATCAGCGTCCAGCGCTCGCCATCGAATTCCATGACGCCATTGGTGTTGCCGACATAGACCAGGCCGCGGGAGTCGCGAACGATGGCGAAATTCTGCGGAATGACATCCAGCTCGGGCACATAACGCGCCGTCGGCGGTGTGCCGATCAAGGCCGGCGCAGCGATTACGGCCATGCAGCCGCCGAGCATGAAGCAGAATGCGCAAGCGCTCTGCCACAGCTTTCGCATCGACCACACCCCCGCAGCCCGAAATCCTGCGGTCTAGCGTACCTCCTCAAGAGCGCCAGCAGATGCGACTAAGTGTGCTTGCGGAGCGGGGTTCAACAGCCGGCTGCGCTCGTGTCTCTCGCCGGTGGGCAAGAGCATCAACGCAGAGAACGCAGAGGGCCGCCGAGAACGCGGAGAAAAGCAAAGTGGATCTGGACAAGCTCCTCTCTGCGTTCTCAGCGCCTCTTTGCGTACTCCGCGTTCGGCTTCTGCCGGCAGCTCACCGCGGTTCCCGATCTTCGCCACCGCTGCCCGATACCACGGTCGCGACGCAAGGTCGCTCCTACGAAAGGCATCGCCGCTTGTAGGAGCGACCTCGGGTCGCGACCAGACACCGCTCCTCAGTCCTTGCCGAAGAGCTGATCGAGCTTCTGCTCGTAATCGTGATAACCCAGCACCTCGTACAACTCCATACGGGTCTGCATGCGATCGACCACGCTCTTCTGGGTGCCTTCCTCGCGGATGGCGGTGTAGATGCCTTCGGCCGCCCGCGCCATGGCCCGGAAGGCCGACAGCGGATAAATGATCATGGACACGCCGATCTCGGCCAGTTCGCCCACGGTGAAGTAAGGCGTCTTGCCGAATTCGGTCAGGTTGGCCAGCACCGGGATGTTCACGCTGGCAATGAAGCGTCGATAGTCGTCGAGGGTGGTGCAGGCCTCGGCGAAGATCACATCAGCACCTGCCTGCTGCGCCAGCTGCGCCCGCTCCAGTGCCGAGTCGATCCCCTCCACCGCCAGCGCATCGGTACGGGCGACGATGACGAAATCGGCATCGGTGCGGCCATCCACGGCGGCCTTGATGCGGTCGGCGAAGTCTTCCTTGGCCACCACTGCCTTGCCCGGGCGATGACCGCAACGCTTGGCCTGCACCTGGTCCTCGATATGGCAGGCGCCAGCACCGGCACGGATGAATTCCTTGACGGTGCGCTGGATGTTGAACACCGCACCCCAGCCGGTATCGGCATCGACCAGCAACGG
This genomic interval carries:
- the prpB gene encoding methylisocitrate lyase, producing MSQMSAGARMRAAMQAEKPLQLPGAINAYSAMQAERAGFKALYVSGAGIANASYGLPDLGMTSLDNVCEDIRRISGATELPLLVDADTGWGAVFNIQRTVKEFIRAGAGACHIEDQVQAKRCGHRPGKAVVAKEDFADRIKAAVDGRTDADFVIVARTDALAVEGIDSALERAQLAQQAGADVIFAEACTTLDDYRRFIASVNIPVLANLTEFGKTPYFTVGELAEIGVSMIIYPLSAFRAMARAAEGIYTAIREEGTQKSVVDRMQTRMELYEVLGYHDYEQKLDQLFGKD
- a CDS encoding diguanylate cyclase, producing MRKLWQSACAFCFMLGGCMAVIAAPALIGTPPTARYVPELDVIPQNFAIVRDSRGLVYVGNTNGVMEFDGERWTLIPMVNREIVRSLAVDANDRVYVGGYNAFGYLDRDEFGQTRYVDLTPRFAEFITNPEFADIWDTLVTPEGVYFRALRQVFLWNPADDSVRHWQHEGRFGAITLTDAGTLLQFRGEGFRVRRGEDFVPLAGTESLSGLIVGLVPLVDGGYLGFGVDGVWRRLDVDGNVRLLKMPEGMPPSSEFNAAARLDDGSIAFASGDGLLYLVDPLRHGMQRFKLDPGFLSGIYPTGDGGFLVSGNSAIYRVSWPTEWAVLGDEHGAEGSMFDMATWAGSEYLLSSAGAARLIPQEGAPPRFETAEWGTKLAYGLIEIDAERALLAESHKLILVDRGKRVDLGDGLIYPRSFLASRFRPGRIYVGTESGLRIVEVKADEVQISGPDLLGKDLGVIDLVEISEQELWLGTRRQGVWQVHLDANGAIDRQQRFGPEQGLKLGVIGMAGLLRLQDGRLIVSTHEGFFRFSEGRFEPEDMDGLAAQRNPEELLSLAQSPGGELWAVGVGRLFRRAESGQWRLQSVGGLRRGAFEQVHFRAGGGVIVVASQSLLLLNPHTDGERPSRPQLLLRSVARALADGGRELLPLHPEQAVHLPYADFGVQFQFALPDLAYPRGRAYQGRLVGYETEFSEWSSARAYLYSRLSPGAYALEVRARDGSGNISAIEPYRLVIDPPWYRASWALLLWILSSVAILGWLVQSMIRRRTQKLATETRRLESMIKARTRDLASANQRLELMANLDGLTGIANRRKLDQFLEEAWRQGREQQRRLALLAIDVDHFKRYNDSHGHLAGDQFLRDLMPILGNCLRRDQDLLARYGGEEFVAVIPGADSQTALAVAERMRSEVSAANLGASISIGVASVVPGLGEVSELIEAADAALYAAKHAGRDRVVAAPETQA